A DNA window from Pungitius pungitius chromosome 1, fPunPun2.1, whole genome shotgun sequence contains the following coding sequences:
- the LOC119223328 gene encoding 7SK snRNA methylphosphate capping enzyme-like, which produces MIKMSLDKEALLPREVSPAFPTVGLSEQPAKPRPLHNKNGLQLSGNYQDPVACALPVQPIAKRRHSMSVGFKGLAKRRRRAISDNQSEPVRPSHFLLGGNIFDPLNLNSLMDEEINRATNQETPKCSPLPARAADPVEILVPRDITDPLNLKGGAGDEKGEGAVLLSPLKSKRRHRNRHHGGAGRGGVEVLPARLFPPTAGLSFPLVTRGGSAAASPLPCELNTAITCRDDVAPPPILPRRHTHPPTGHTHKPGNQGDGRKRRRTTSARSTEAAAATAKPTRFETPLGGARVGRCGGPQHGSAKPLQKKKDRRRYQYGNHSCYYGYQGSYGDGAEGHVGLEEDPRLHLLEADWFRGQKVLDVGCGAGHLTLAIARRFDPAHILGLDLDRQLVHAAKQNIRHFLSHDLVVEKRRGTQNASFSSPSREGEERQQAVPLLSLPLSFRVSRGPLSAPPLLPSSSSSSSSRFPNNVTFIQGDYVSRGNWWPGRGQYDIILCLGVTKWVQLQAGDGGVVALFRRAYQSLSPGGLFMLEPQPWSSYGHSKKASGATDRNFRSLRLRPEQFTFYLTDSVGFSSYRLITPSGTHTARNTHPGTHTARNTHPGTHTARN; this is translated from the exons ATGATCAAGATGTCATTGGACAAGGAGGCTCTCCTCCCTCGTGAGGTCAGCCCTGCCTTCCCCACGGTCGGCCTATCAGAGCAGCCggccaagccccgccccctgcacAACAAGAACGGCCTTCAGTTGTCTGGCAACTACCAAGACCCCGTCGCCTGCGCTCTCCCAGTTCAGCCAATCGCTAAGAGGCGACACTCCATGAGCGTTGGCTTCAAGGGGCTGGCAAAGCGGCGCCGGCGAGCCATCAGCgacaaccaatcagagcccgTTCGGCCCAGTCACTTTCTGTTAGGTGGAAACATCTTCGACCCGCTCAATCTCAACTCGCTCATGGACGAGGAAATCAACAG GGCGACCAATCAGGAGACACCAAAGTGCTCGCCCCTCCCGGCGAGAGCCGCCGACCCCGTAGAGATCCTGGTTCCTCGGGACATCACAGACCCCCTCAACCttaagggaggggcgggggacgagaagggggagggggcggtCCTGCTGTCCCCACTGAAGTCCAAGAGGAGACACAGGAACCGACACcatggaggagcagggaggggaggggtggaggtgcTACCTGCGCGACTCTTCCCCCCCACAGCTGGACTGTCAT TTCCTCTGGTGACCAGAGGAGGCAGCGCCGCAGCGTCTCCTCTTCCCTGTGAGCTCAACACAGCCATCACCTGTCGGGACGATGTGGCCCCACCCCCCATCTTGCCCCGTAGACACACCCACCCTCCAACGGGGCACACCCACAAGCCTGGTAACCAGGGCGACGGTCGCAAACGCAGACGCACCACCTCCGCGAGGTCGACAGAAGCCGCGGCGGCCACAGCTAAGCCAACGAGATTCGAGACGCCGCTGGGAGGAGCTAGAGTTGGGAG GTGTGGAGGACCTCAGCACGGATCTGCTAAGCCGCTGCAGAAAAAGAAGGACAGGCGACGCTACCAATACGGCAACCATAGCTGTTACTACGGTTACCAGGGCTCCTACGGCGATGGCGCTGAGGGGCATGTTGGGCTGGAGGAGGACCCGCGGCTCCACCTCCTGGAAGCCGATTGGTTTAGAGGCCAGAAGGTGCTCGATGTGGGCTGCGGCGCAGGTCACCTGACGCTGGCCATCGCCCGGAGGTTTGACCCCGCCCACATCCTGGGGCTGGACTTAGACCGCCAGCTGGTCCACGCGGCCAAGCAGAACATTAGGCACTTCCTGTCACATGACCTTGTGgtagagaagaggagaggaacacAAAACGCCTCCTTCTCGTCTCCtagcagggagggagaggagaggcagcaggctgtgcccctcctctccctccccctttccttCAGGGTAAGCCGAggtcctctctctgctcctcctctcctcccatcgtcttcctcctcctcctcctccaggttccCCAACAACGTCACCTTCATCCAG GGGGACTACGTGTCTCGGGGGAACTGGTGGCCTGGGCGGGGCCAGTATGACATCATCCTGTGTCTGGGCGTGACCAAGTGGGTGCAGCTGCAGGCGGGTGACGGTGGCGTGGTGGCTCTGTTCAGGCGGGCCTATCAGAGCCTGTCGCCGGGTGGATTGTTCATGCTGGAGCCTCAACCGTGGAGCAGCTACGGCCACAGCAAGAAGGCCTCG GGGGCAACTGATCGTAACTTCAGGAGTTTGAGACTGAGACCTGAACAGTTCACGTTCTACCTGACTGACAGCGTGGGATTCTCCTCCTACAGACTCATCACACcctcaggtacacacactgcAAGGAACACACACCCAGGTACACACACTGCAAGGAACACACACCCAG gtacacacactgcAAGGAAC